A window from Lampris incognitus isolate fLamInc1 chromosome 5, fLamInc1.hap2, whole genome shotgun sequence encodes these proteins:
- the cant1b gene encoding soluble calcium-activated nucleotidase 1b isoform X1 produces MTPFRLAVRGLPPALASITGATASDPRFHPKWRAIAVAMTLAIVLLLYLHCSVGDGDDTTRGYYSSRVHDWQMHREGNYMISNANERTVADGSRGSLQKSQRHYNDTYPLSLPEKSTHGIRYRIGVIADLDTASRSSKEQTWFSYMRRGHLTVSESADRVEVEWDAETVTLESHLAEKGRGMELSELIVFNGHLYSVDDRTGVVYRIEGNQAIPWVILPDGDGLVSKGFKAEWLAVKDEHLYVGGLGKEWTTTAGEVVNNNPEWVKVVGHLGDVEHENWVPRYNALRSAAGIQPPGYLIHESAAWSERLQCWFFLPRRASHERYEETADERRATNLLLSCPSDFSHITLKHVGSLNPTHGFSSFKFIPDTDDQVVLALKSEEDAGKIATYIMAFTLDGRVLLPETKIGDVKYEGLEFI; encoded by the exons ATGACCCCCTTTCGTCTTGCTGTTCGAGGCCTCCCCCCGGCCCTGGCATCTATAACAGGAGCCACCGCCTCTGACCCACGTTTCCACCCAAAATGGCGGGCTATTGCTGTAGCGATGACACTTGCAATTGTGCTGTTGTTGTATTTACATTGTTCAGTTGGGGACGGAGACGACACTACCAGAGGTTACTACAGCAGCAGGGTACATGATTGGCAAATGCACCGGGAAGGAAATTACATGATCAGTAATGCCAATGAAAGAACTGTTGCAGATGGAAGCCGCGGCAGCCTGCAGAAAAGCCAAAGACACTACAACGACACATACCCATTGAGCCTGCCAGAGAAGTCGACACATGGCATCCGGTACCGTATCGGTGTGATTGCAGACCTGGACACTGCATCACGTAGCTCAAAGGAGCAGACGTGGTTTAGCTACATGAGGAGGGGTCACCTGACCGTGTCTGAGAGCGCAGATAGAGTGGAGGTGGAGTGGGATGCGGAGACGGTCACACTGGAGAGTCATCTGGCTGAGAAGGGCCGGG GTATGGAGCTGTCTGAGCTGATTGTATTCAATGGTCACCTGTACAGTGTTGATGACCGTACGGGTGTGGTCTACAGGATAGAGGGCAACCAGGCTATCCCTTGGGTCATACTGCCCGACGGAGACGGTTTGGTCTCTAAAG GGTTCAAGGCAGAGTGGTTGGCTGTGAAAGATGAGCACCTCTATGTTGGTGGCCTGGGGAAGGAGTGGACCACGACCGCAGGGGAAGTTGTCAATAATAACCCTGAGTGGGTGAAAGTTGTTGGCCACCTAGGGGACGTGGAACATGAAAACTGGGTGCCACGCTATAATGCCTTACGCAGTGCAGCGGGGATCCAACCACCAG GCTACCTCATCCATGAGTCAGCAGCTTGGAGTGAGCGCCTCCAGTGCTGGTTCTTCCTACCTCGCCGTGCCAGTCACGAGCGCTATGAAGAGACAGCGGACGAGCGGCGTGCCACCAACCTGCTTCTCTCCTGCCCGTCAGATTTCAGTCACATAACTTTAAAGCATGTTGGCTCACTCAACCCCACGCATGGGTTCTCCTCATTCAAATTCATCCCCGACACGGATGACCAGGTTGTTCTGGCGCTCAAGTCAGAGGAAGATGCTGGCAAGATTGCCACCTACATCATGGCTTTTACTCTGGATGGCCGAGTTCTTTTGCCTGAGACAAAGATTGGGGATGTGAAATATGAAGGATTGGAGTTTATTTGA
- the cant1b gene encoding soluble calcium-activated nucleotidase 1b isoform X2: MHREGNYMISNANERTVADGSRGSLQKSQRHYNDTYPLSLPEKSTHGIRYRIGVIADLDTASRSSKEQTWFSYMRRGHLTVSESADRVEVEWDAETVTLESHLAEKGRGMELSELIVFNGHLYSVDDRTGVVYRIEGNQAIPWVILPDGDGLVSKGFKAEWLAVKDEHLYVGGLGKEWTTTAGEVVNNNPEWVKVVGHLGDVEHENWVPRYNALRSAAGIQPPGYLIHESAAWSERLQCWFFLPRRASHERYEETADERRATNLLLSCPSDFSHITLKHVGSLNPTHGFSSFKFIPDTDDQVVLALKSEEDAGKIATYIMAFTLDGRVLLPETKIGDVKYEGLEFI; the protein is encoded by the exons ATGCACCGGGAAGGAAATTACATGATCAGTAATGCCAATGAAAGAACTGTTGCAGATGGAAGCCGCGGCAGCCTGCAGAAAAGCCAAAGACACTACAACGACACATACCCATTGAGCCTGCCAGAGAAGTCGACACATGGCATCCGGTACCGTATCGGTGTGATTGCAGACCTGGACACTGCATCACGTAGCTCAAAGGAGCAGACGTGGTTTAGCTACATGAGGAGGGGTCACCTGACCGTGTCTGAGAGCGCAGATAGAGTGGAGGTGGAGTGGGATGCGGAGACGGTCACACTGGAGAGTCATCTGGCTGAGAAGGGCCGGG GTATGGAGCTGTCTGAGCTGATTGTATTCAATGGTCACCTGTACAGTGTTGATGACCGTACGGGTGTGGTCTACAGGATAGAGGGCAACCAGGCTATCCCTTGGGTCATACTGCCCGACGGAGACGGTTTGGTCTCTAAAG GGTTCAAGGCAGAGTGGTTGGCTGTGAAAGATGAGCACCTCTATGTTGGTGGCCTGGGGAAGGAGTGGACCACGACCGCAGGGGAAGTTGTCAATAATAACCCTGAGTGGGTGAAAGTTGTTGGCCACCTAGGGGACGTGGAACATGAAAACTGGGTGCCACGCTATAATGCCTTACGCAGTGCAGCGGGGATCCAACCACCAG GCTACCTCATCCATGAGTCAGCAGCTTGGAGTGAGCGCCTCCAGTGCTGGTTCTTCCTACCTCGCCGTGCCAGTCACGAGCGCTATGAAGAGACAGCGGACGAGCGGCGTGCCACCAACCTGCTTCTCTCCTGCCCGTCAGATTTCAGTCACATAACTTTAAAGCATGTTGGCTCACTCAACCCCACGCATGGGTTCTCCTCATTCAAATTCATCCCCGACACGGATGACCAGGTTGTTCTGGCGCTCAAGTCAGAGGAAGATGCTGGCAAGATTGCCACCTACATCATGGCTTTTACTCTGGATGGCCGAGTTCTTTTGCCTGAGACAAAGATTGGGGATGTGAAATATGAAGGATTGGAGTTTATTTGA